In a single window of the Delftia tsuruhatensis genome:
- a CDS encoding Bug family tripartite tricarboxylate transporter substrate binding protein — protein sequence MDRRVFLAGGLAGAAWPLARASAFPSRPVRVISPYAAGGGPDVQLRQAGPVLGEILGQPIVIENKVGAAGVLAAQYVAQQPADGYTCLMGSNTHLIQKLLQPGLRFDPVGDFAPVSNLASSPTVLVVRADAPWRTAQELVAGLKARPAQANYGSGGIGTSAHLAGATLASLAGLQVTHIPLKGSVEIAASLIRGDTQYAFPVAGTGIPQVQGGKLRALAVTSRKRLAQLPEVPTLQEVLGSELAVQESWFGLWAPARTPAAVVERLHAAVRQATAQPALRASFEAVGNEAVASVSPQAFADFVRSENRKWAAIIELAGITANS from the coding sequence ATGGACCGACGAGTGTTTCTGGCGGGCGGCCTTGCAGGCGCCGCGTGGCCCCTGGCGCGGGCCAGTGCCTTTCCCAGCCGCCCCGTGCGGGTGATCTCTCCGTATGCGGCTGGCGGCGGGCCTGATGTTCAATTGCGCCAGGCCGGCCCGGTGCTGGGGGAGATCCTGGGGCAGCCCATCGTGATCGAGAACAAGGTGGGCGCGGCCGGCGTGCTGGCCGCGCAGTATGTGGCGCAGCAGCCCGCCGACGGCTACACCTGCCTGATGGGCTCCAACACCCATCTGATCCAGAAGTTGCTGCAGCCGGGGCTGCGCTTCGATCCCGTCGGCGATTTCGCGCCGGTCAGCAATCTGGCGTCCTCGCCCACGGTGCTGGTGGTGCGCGCCGATGCGCCCTGGCGCACGGCGCAGGAGCTGGTCGCCGGGTTGAAGGCCCGGCCCGCGCAGGCCAACTACGGCTCGGGCGGCATAGGCACTTCGGCCCATCTGGCGGGCGCCACGCTGGCCTCGCTGGCGGGTCTGCAGGTCACGCACATTCCGCTGAAGGGGTCCGTGGAGATCGCGGCGTCGCTGATCCGGGGCGATACGCAGTATGCGTTCCCGGTGGCGGGCACCGGCATTCCGCAGGTGCAGGGCGGCAAGCTGCGTGCGCTGGCCGTGACCAGCCGCAAGCGCCTGGCCCAGTTGCCCGAGGTGCCCACGCTGCAGGAGGTGCTGGGCAGCGAGCTGGCGGTGCAGGAGTCGTGGTTCGGGCTGTGGGCCCCGGCCAGGACGCCGGCTGCCGTCGTCGAGCGGCTGCACGCCGCCGTGCGCCAGGCTACCGCGCAGCCCGCGCTGCGCGCCTCTTTCGAGGCCGTGGGCAATGAGGCCGTGGCCAGCGTCTCGCCGCAGGCTTTTGCCGATTTCGTGCGCAGCGAGAACCGCAAGTGGGCCGCGATCATCGAGCTGGCGGGCATCACCGCCAACAGCTGA
- a CDS encoding LysR family transcriptional regulator, with the protein MHDFDPQRLLSRLRFKHLQLLLALRQGGSLRAAAGLMHLTQPALSKALGEIEAAFGVPLFVRHARGLEPTAQGEIALRGAAMLLAELTHLGQEAAQRSAITLLRIGTPPFVAQGYLPGVLARMARQQPHIRVQLKEERVPLLVQCLLDGQLDALITSYPTELPEAAGQPLRYEKLFDTGFAVIAPLDHPAGRARGNRWEDLARQPWILPAPSSMLRRMMEEVFRREGVMAPTPVIESTSPFTNLQLVRAGLGLSAVPESTLQASPRALGVRRLHVTPAISTGPVALIYRSAVANPRVQLLRDTLGLTPEEPQPP; encoded by the coding sequence ATGCACGACTTCGACCCGCAACGCCTGCTGTCGCGGCTGCGCTTCAAGCACCTGCAACTGCTGCTGGCCCTGCGCCAGGGCGGCAGCCTGCGCGCCGCGGCCGGCCTCATGCACCTGACCCAGCCCGCGCTGAGCAAGGCGCTGGGCGAGATCGAGGCGGCCTTCGGCGTGCCCCTGTTCGTGCGCCATGCGCGCGGGCTGGAGCCCACCGCGCAGGGCGAGATCGCCCTGCGCGGCGCGGCCATGCTGCTGGCCGAGCTGACACACCTGGGCCAGGAGGCTGCCCAGCGGTCGGCCATCACGCTGCTGCGCATCGGCACCCCGCCCTTCGTCGCCCAGGGCTACCTGCCCGGCGTGCTGGCCCGCATGGCCCGCCAGCAGCCCCATATCCGGGTACAGCTCAAGGAAGAGCGCGTGCCCCTGCTCGTGCAATGCCTGCTGGACGGACAGCTCGACGCCCTCATCACCAGCTACCCCACCGAGCTGCCCGAAGCCGCAGGCCAGCCCCTGCGCTACGAAAAACTGTTCGACACCGGCTTTGCCGTCATCGCCCCCTTGGACCACCCGGCAGGCCGCGCACGCGGCAACCGCTGGGAAGACCTGGCACGCCAGCCGTGGATCCTGCCCGCACCCAGCTCCATGCTGCGCCGCATGATGGAAGAGGTGTTCCGCCGCGAAGGCGTGATGGCGCCCACCCCGGTGATCGAATCCACCAGCCCGTTCACCAACCTGCAGCTGGTGCGCGCCGGCCTGGGGCTGAGCGCCGTGCCCGAATCCACGCTGCAGGCCTCGCCCCGCGCGCTGGGCGTGCGCAGGCTGCACGTCACGCCCGCCATCTCCACGGGCCCCGTGGCCCTGATCTACCGCAGCGCCGTCGCCAACCCGCGCGTGCAACTGCTGCGCGACACGCTGGGCCTGACGCCCGAGGAACCCCAACCGCCGTAG
- a CDS encoding sulfite exporter TauE/SafE family protein, translated as MWDIALLMTAAFVAGALNAVAGGGSFLTLPALVFTGVPPVAANATGTVALLPGYAAGAWGFRQDIEPPPGLGMRGVIALSLLGGSLGAALLLVTPDHLFRKVVPWLLLAATAMFAFAPQLRRWASKGASEHAAHASPIKAGAGMLAVALYGGYFNGGLGILLLALFGLLGQTRLHAMNGMKNLVSALLTAIAVAIYAAGGVVQWEQALVMMVAATAGGYGGARLARRIPPEWLRAGIVLTGLVMAGVFFWRQ; from the coding sequence ATGTGGGACATCGCCCTGCTCATGACCGCCGCCTTCGTGGCCGGCGCGCTCAACGCCGTCGCCGGAGGCGGCAGCTTCCTGACCCTGCCCGCCCTGGTCTTCACCGGCGTGCCACCCGTGGCCGCCAATGCCACGGGTACCGTGGCCCTGCTGCCCGGCTACGCGGCCGGCGCCTGGGGCTTCCGGCAGGATATCGAACCCCCACCCGGGCTGGGCATGCGCGGCGTCATCGCGCTGTCGCTGCTGGGCGGCTCGCTGGGCGCGGCCCTGCTGCTGGTCACGCCCGACCACCTGTTCCGCAAGGTCGTCCCCTGGCTGCTGCTGGCCGCCACCGCCATGTTCGCCTTCGCGCCCCAGCTGCGCCGCTGGGCATCGAAGGGCGCCAGCGAGCATGCAGCCCATGCCAGCCCCATCAAGGCCGGCGCCGGCATGCTGGCCGTGGCCCTCTACGGCGGCTACTTCAACGGCGGCCTGGGCATCCTGCTGCTGGCCCTGTTCGGCCTGCTGGGCCAGACCCGGCTGCACGCCATGAACGGCATGAAGAACCTGGTCTCCGCCCTGCTCACCGCCATCGCCGTCGCCATCTATGCGGCCGGCGGCGTGGTGCAGTGGGAACAGGCCCTGGTCATGATGGTGGCCGCCACCGCCGGCGGCTACGGCGGCGCCCGCCTGGCACGCCGCATCCCGCCCGAATGGCTGCGCGCGGGCATCGTGCTGACGGGGCTGGTGATGGCGGGGGTGTTTTTCTGGCGGCAGTGA
- the cas6f gene encoding type I-F CRISPR-associated endoribonuclease Cas6/Csy4 gives MTTHYIDITLLPDPEFSHAHLLGALVAKLHRALVQLGSADIGISFPGYSLRPRTLGTILRLHGSEPALRGLMEQPWLQGMRDHVHCTPPALVPEGAVPYLVQRRQFKTSPDRLRRRRMRRKGESAEQAAAAIPDSVERTPDLPYVQLRSASTGQPFCLFVEQKAVQGMAGQEGFNTYGLSLGAAVPWF, from the coding sequence ATGACCACGCACTACATCGACATCACGCTGCTGCCCGACCCGGAGTTCAGCCATGCCCACCTGCTGGGCGCGCTGGTCGCCAAGCTGCACCGCGCCCTGGTGCAACTGGGCAGCGCTGACATAGGCATCAGCTTTCCCGGCTACAGCCTGCGTCCACGCACTCTGGGCACCATCCTGCGCCTGCATGGCAGTGAACCTGCGCTGCGCGGCCTGATGGAACAGCCCTGGCTGCAGGGCATGCGCGATCACGTGCACTGCACGCCGCCAGCTTTGGTACCAGAGGGCGCCGTGCCCTACCTCGTGCAACGCCGGCAATTCAAGACCAGCCCCGACCGCCTGCGCCGCCGCCGCATGCGCCGCAAGGGAGAAAGCGCCGAGCAGGCCGCTGCCGCCATCCCCGACAGCGTGGAGCGCACCCCGGACCTGCCCTACGTGCAACTGCGCAGCGCCAGCACCGGCCAGCCGTTTTGCCTGTTCGTGGAGCAGAAAGCGGTGCAGGGCATGGCGGGCCAGGAGGGCTTCAACACCTACGGGCTGAGCCTGGGAGCTGCTGTTCCCTGGTTCTGA
- the csy3 gene encoding type I-F CRISPR-associated protein Csy3, protein MSNALKTASVLAFERKLDPSDAVFHAGRWDDQAASASWAPVRLQEKSVRGTISNRLKTKDQDPAKLDAAIENPNLQTVDVAALPPDADTLKVQFTLRVLAGAGTPSACNSAEYQARLAQIVHAYVAGHGFTELGNRYAANLASGRFLWRNRVGAESVQVQVVHLQDGKAAKAWSFDALAQNLRKLDGLDEQVQSLGAVIADGLAGRRHVLLQITAFVRLGAGQEVFPSQELILDKASTKKSKTLYQIGEKGQEVAAIHSQKIGNALRTIDTWYDGAQDLGPIAVEPYGSVTTQGKAYRQPRQKQDFYTLLDEWLLKDKAPAVEQQHFVMAVLIRGGVFGDAS, encoded by the coding sequence ATGTCGAACGCTCTCAAGACCGCTTCCGTCCTCGCCTTCGAACGCAAGCTCGACCCCTCCGACGCCGTCTTCCACGCAGGCCGCTGGGACGACCAGGCCGCATCCGCATCCTGGGCACCCGTGCGGCTGCAGGAAAAGTCCGTGCGCGGCACCATCTCCAACCGCCTCAAGACCAAGGACCAGGACCCCGCCAAGCTCGACGCCGCCATCGAAAACCCCAACCTGCAGACCGTGGACGTAGCCGCCTTGCCCCCCGATGCCGACACGCTCAAGGTGCAGTTCACGCTGCGCGTGCTGGCCGGCGCGGGCACGCCCTCGGCCTGCAACAGCGCCGAATACCAGGCCAGGCTGGCGCAGATCGTGCATGCCTATGTGGCGGGCCACGGATTCACTGAACTGGGCAACCGCTATGCGGCCAACCTGGCCAGCGGCCGCTTTCTGTGGCGCAACCGCGTGGGCGCGGAAAGCGTGCAAGTGCAGGTGGTCCATCTCCAGGACGGCAAGGCGGCCAAGGCGTGGTCCTTCGACGCCTTGGCGCAGAACCTGCGCAAGCTGGACGGACTCGACGAACAAGTCCAGTCGCTGGGCGCCGTGATCGCCGACGGCCTGGCCGGCCGGCGCCATGTGCTGCTGCAGATCACGGCCTTCGTGCGGCTGGGCGCCGGCCAGGAAGTCTTCCCGTCACAGGAGCTGATTCTCGACAAGGCCAGCACCAAGAAGAGCAAGACGCTCTACCAGATCGGCGAAAAGGGCCAGGAAGTCGCCGCCATCCACTCCCAGAAAATCGGCAACGCCCTGCGCACCATCGACACCTGGTACGACGGCGCGCAGGACCTGGGACCCATCGCGGTCGAGCCCTATGGCTCCGTCACCACCCAGGGAAAGGCCTACCGCCAGCCCAGGCAAAAGCAGGACTTCTACACACTGCTGGACGAATGGCTGCTCAAGGACAAGGCGCCCGCCGTGGAGCAGCAGCATTTCGTGATGGCCGTGCTGATCCGTGGCGGCGTGTTTGGCGATGCGAGCTGA
- the csy2 gene encoding type I-F CRISPR-associated protein Csy2, with protein MTQAILTFPHLRVQNANAISSPLTHGFPSITAFTGLMWALERKLAQAGIPLRLHAVGVVCHHHQEQVTQGYVRSFNLTRNPVDKDGSTAAIVEEGRIHLDISLVFTVSEKRAAGTAATLVQGAGEQMQQWADKAGEVLSQMRVAGGSLLPTRAAPGRRVRPRLSVLAEDATERSRQFREWRRQWLPGFALVGRDDLLADRLQRLRAKAPQTTLLDAWLHAARFNHEPVAPEPGQPAPADGKQPWADPWRGPGSGWTVPIPVGYAALSPPHAAGEVLNSRDATTPLRFVESVYSLGEWISPHRLTHLEQLLWHAETDEARGLYRCRSGYAPDPAQIDGAADPADTGAQDDDDAYPYT; from the coding sequence ATGACGCAAGCCATCCTGACTTTTCCCCATCTGCGCGTGCAAAACGCCAACGCCATCTCCAGCCCGCTCACCCACGGCTTCCCGTCAATCACGGCTTTTACCGGCCTGATGTGGGCGCTGGAGCGCAAACTGGCGCAGGCCGGCATCCCCTTGCGACTGCATGCGGTGGGCGTGGTCTGCCACCACCACCAGGAGCAGGTGACCCAGGGCTATGTGCGCAGCTTCAACCTCACTCGCAACCCGGTGGACAAGGACGGCAGCACGGCCGCCATCGTCGAGGAAGGCCGCATCCACCTCGATATCTCCCTGGTTTTCACCGTCTCGGAAAAACGCGCCGCAGGCACGGCGGCCACCCTGGTGCAGGGTGCCGGCGAGCAGATGCAGCAATGGGCCGACAAGGCCGGCGAGGTGCTATCGCAGATGCGTGTGGCGGGCGGCAGCCTGCTGCCCACCCGTGCCGCGCCGGGCCGGCGAGTGCGCCCCAGGCTGTCCGTGCTGGCCGAAGACGCCACGGAGCGCAGCCGCCAGTTCCGCGAATGGCGGCGCCAGTGGCTGCCCGGCTTCGCCCTGGTGGGGCGGGACGATCTGCTGGCAGACCGCCTGCAGCGGTTGCGCGCCAAGGCCCCGCAGACCACGCTGCTCGACGCCTGGCTGCATGCCGCGCGCTTCAACCATGAGCCCGTGGCGCCCGAGCCGGGCCAGCCTGCGCCCGCCGACGGCAAGCAGCCCTGGGCCGACCCCTGGCGCGGCCCCGGCAGCGGCTGGACCGTGCCCATTCCCGTGGGCTATGCGGCGCTGTCCCCCCCGCATGCGGCGGGTGAAGTGCTCAACAGCCGCGATGCCACGACGCCGCTGCGCTTCGTGGAGTCGGTGTACTCCCTGGGCGAATGGATCAGCCCGCACCGCCTCACGCACCTGGAGCAGTTGCTCTGGCACGCCGAAACCGATGAGGCCCGGGGCCTGTACCGCTGCCGCAGTGGCTATGCGCCTGACCCGGCCCAGATCGACGGCGCCGCAGACCCCGCCGACACCGGGGCGCAAGACGACGATGACGCCTATCCCTACACCTGA
- the csy1 gene encoding type I-F CRISPR-associated protein Csy1, with protein MTEVTQPTERSLKVLQIMLDHVATRLRAALTRLEGKDDAATRKRKEDAQEKYQLASILEKGGRAAPAIALASHTAKGIHPDLKVKEATNLAVDFSGLPSLKEIGSHVLAPGNGLMDTTGDGAYNAAAYELYLLLDCPFEGQTLGSLLASHDDDVMFAFSQGTDGETDKPLPWSRLLDEKCPKPAVHGRSKQIYWLAKGVDPSDDKAYEILAPLYPASLVHEVYKQVHQHRFGETNKAARQARKDKKAYDGVCHEYLHLAVQKMGGTKPQNISHLNSERLGTNYLLASLPPVWRSNEIRLPVHASSVFEKVFIGRPQVRKTVRELRAFLASDPTPNLETRQRRSSLIDELLDEMVSLAGELQQALAPGWTRETERFERLVSEEQLWLDPLRTELPGEADFADRWLKMDWPAEVGKRFANWLNKQLLGQLPVGDAEAREWKKELLTDEDGFVQQLRELRKRLDAPAYIPIRKTHDELVGHKEGAA; from the coding sequence TTGACCGAAGTAACGCAACCTACAGAGCGAAGCTTGAAGGTCCTGCAAATCATGCTGGATCATGTTGCGACGCGATTACGGGCGGCTTTGACCCGTTTGGAGGGAAAGGACGACGCTGCTACAAGAAAGCGCAAGGAAGATGCGCAGGAAAAGTACCAGCTAGCCTCGATTCTGGAAAAAGGGGGCAGAGCAGCCCCGGCAATTGCCTTGGCGAGCCATACCGCAAAGGGAATTCATCCAGACCTGAAGGTCAAGGAGGCTACGAACCTCGCAGTGGATTTTTCCGGGCTCCCTTCGCTCAAAGAAATTGGTTCCCATGTCCTGGCGCCCGGCAACGGTTTGATGGATACCACTGGAGATGGCGCATACAACGCGGCCGCATACGAGCTGTATCTGCTCTTGGATTGTCCGTTTGAGGGGCAGACGCTGGGTTCCCTTTTGGCATCTCATGACGATGATGTGATGTTTGCATTCAGCCAAGGCACTGATGGCGAGACCGATAAGCCATTGCCGTGGTCACGATTGCTGGATGAGAAATGCCCCAAACCAGCGGTGCATGGGCGCAGCAAGCAAATCTACTGGCTTGCAAAGGGAGTTGATCCGTCTGATGACAAGGCATATGAAATCCTTGCGCCGCTATACCCAGCATCGCTGGTGCATGAGGTTTACAAGCAGGTTCATCAGCATCGCTTTGGTGAAACCAACAAGGCTGCTCGCCAAGCGCGTAAGGACAAGAAAGCATACGACGGCGTATGTCATGAGTATCTCCATCTGGCGGTGCAAAAGATGGGTGGAACAAAGCCACAAAACATCTCTCATCTCAATAGCGAACGCTTGGGTACGAACTATCTGCTGGCCTCACTGCCGCCCGTCTGGCGCAGCAACGAGATCCGGCTGCCTGTGCACGCCAGTTCCGTGTTCGAGAAGGTATTCATTGGCCGCCCGCAAGTGCGCAAGACCGTGCGAGAACTGCGCGCCTTTCTCGCTTCTGATCCGACGCCAAACCTGGAAACCCGGCAGCGCCGCAGTTCACTGATTGACGAGCTTCTCGATGAGATGGTGTCCTTGGCCGGCGAGTTGCAGCAGGCGCTTGCACCTGGGTGGACGCGCGAGACCGAGCGCTTTGAGCGTCTGGTGTCTGAAGAGCAATTGTGGCTGGACCCTCTGCGCACCGAACTGCCTGGCGAGGCTGATTTCGCTGACAGGTGGCTAAAGATGGATTGGCCGGCAGAGGTTGGCAAACGCTTCGCCAACTGGCTCAACAAGCAGCTCCTTGGCCAACTGCCCGTCGGCGACGCCGAAGCACGCGAGTGGAAAAAGGAACTGCTCACCGACGAGGACGGCTTTGTGCAGCAACTGCGCGAGCTGCGTAAACGGCTGGATGCGCCGGCCTATATTCCCATACGCAAAACACACGATGAGCTGGTCGGGCACAAGGAGGGGGCGGCATGA
- the cas3f gene encoding type I-F CRISPR-associated helicase Cas3f, with protein sequence MNVLLVSQCSKRALTETRRILDQFAERRGDRTWQTPITQAGLDSLRKLLRQSARKNTAVACHWIRGRDHSELLWIVGDARQFNAEGAVPTDTTTRNVLRAEDESHWHHLPLMTALAALAALVHDLGKATRAFQERLGNPGLRERNHYRHEWVSVRLFQAFVGHDDDAGWLRRLAEEGADAGAFETQWTRSLLRDGIDEPKAMERLPFAALHSAPLAQAVAWLVLTHHRLPCMPVPVGRQGADDDLESDRRQWSRFGARPRFVNSNEIERLLECISADWNEPREAVDAAKVRAHWDFPSGLPVSTAPWRRQAARYARKLQELMARSMDAQALADPFTLHVSRLCLMLADHHYSSIEDEVRRKPYRNAGYPLYANTRKGQGPAPSFNQTLDEHLLGVQAHATLVACSLPTLARSLPALLNHRGLKKRSSNPRFQWQDKAADLAASMRHRSASQGAFIVNMASTGCGKTLGNARIMNALADPAVGMRCAFAIGLRTLTLQTGRVFQNDLGLGDEQLAIQVGGAASRALFEHWEAQAEASGSASRQALLDEGGQVLFEGNDRHPLLQRLTDDAQVRSLIAAPVLACTVDHLTPATESLRGGRQIAPMLRLMTSDLVLDEPDDFDMADLPVLTRLVHWAGLLGSRVLLSSATLPPALVRGLFLAYRAGREICQRHRGERPGESIAICCLWMDEFHQQALDCADGPAFRAGHDSFVQKRVARLAKAEVRRLATLVPLPAQWHGADLAIRRRDFARIALEQAWQLHQRPQNHAIDPASGKRVSFGLVRMANIDPLFDVALAMYGQGAPALGVRVHLCVYHSQFPLLARSSIERQLDTALDRRSRDGADPVFQRPAIRALIDASPEPHQLFIVLGSPVTEVGRDHDYDWAVVEPSSMRSLIQLAGRVRRHRPGAVGEANLRVLGSNLRAYEKPGRAAFCKPGFEMDPVPDKTDSARYFHLRSHDLQALLAKHTKGEVPWPVDARARIEVANEPLHPGRHLVDLEHARMHDAMLPREAGSPHAPPVLRDASLHWSSPARLWLTGLLPQFQRFRYDPLPRVDVVFLPDEEEEGLQLHRVVDGQRRGDTLYVPVQDSLLALQPLHFTGKESVTPWGQVDLMRELVALAEGKGMSLGACAARYAVASLPDKAQGWRFHDVLGFNRKEG encoded by the coding sequence ATGAATGTGCTGCTCGTGTCCCAATGCAGCAAGCGGGCGTTGACGGAAACGCGCCGCATCCTCGACCAGTTTGCCGAGCGCCGTGGCGACCGCACCTGGCAGACGCCCATCACCCAGGCGGGCCTGGACAGCCTGCGCAAGCTGCTGCGCCAGAGCGCGCGCAAGAACACGGCCGTGGCCTGCCACTGGATTCGCGGGCGCGATCACAGCGAGCTGCTGTGGATCGTCGGGGACGCGCGCCAGTTCAATGCCGAAGGGGCCGTGCCCACCGATACCACCACCCGCAACGTACTGCGCGCCGAGGATGAAAGCCACTGGCACCATCTGCCGCTGATGACGGCGCTGGCCGCGCTGGCGGCCCTGGTGCACGACCTGGGCAAGGCCACCAGGGCGTTCCAGGAAAGGTTGGGAAACCCGGGCCTGCGCGAGCGCAATCACTATCGCCATGAGTGGGTGTCGGTGCGGTTGTTCCAGGCCTTCGTGGGCCATGACGATGATGCGGGCTGGCTGCGGCGCCTGGCTGAAGAAGGTGCCGATGCCGGGGCATTCGAGACACAGTGGACCCGGTCGCTGCTGCGGGACGGCATCGATGAGCCGAAGGCCATGGAGCGGCTGCCCTTCGCAGCGCTGCACAGCGCGCCGCTGGCCCAGGCCGTGGCCTGGCTGGTGCTGACCCACCATCGCCTGCCTTGCATGCCCGTGCCGGTCGGCCGGCAGGGGGCCGATGACGACCTGGAGTCCGATCGCCGCCAGTGGTCACGCTTCGGCGCACGTCCCCGTTTCGTCAACAGCAATGAGATCGAGCGGTTGCTGGAATGCATCAGTGCCGACTGGAATGAGCCGCGCGAAGCAGTCGATGCCGCCAAGGTCCGCGCCCATTGGGACTTTCCAAGCGGTCTTCCGGTGTCCACCGCGCCCTGGCGCAGGCAGGCCGCACGCTACGCGCGCAAGCTGCAGGAGCTGATGGCCCGGTCCATGGATGCACAGGCCCTGGCCGACCCTTTCACCCTGCATGTGTCGCGCCTGTGCCTGATGCTGGCCGACCACCATTACTCCAGCATCGAGGACGAAGTCCGGCGCAAGCCCTACCGCAACGCCGGCTACCCGCTGTACGCCAACACCCGCAAAGGCCAGGGGCCAGCACCGTCCTTCAACCAGACGCTGGACGAGCACCTGCTGGGCGTTCAGGCCCATGCCACGCTGGTGGCGTGCTCGCTGCCCACGCTGGCACGCAGCCTGCCGGCCCTGCTCAACCATCGCGGCCTCAAGAAACGCAGCAGCAACCCGCGCTTCCAGTGGCAGGACAAGGCCGCCGACCTGGCGGCCAGCATGCGCCACCGCAGCGCCAGCCAGGGCGCCTTCATCGTCAACATGGCGTCCACGGGCTGCGGCAAGACGCTGGGCAATGCCCGCATCATGAACGCGCTGGCCGATCCCGCCGTGGGCATGCGCTGCGCCTTCGCCATCGGGCTGCGCACACTGACGCTGCAGACAGGGCGCGTGTTCCAGAACGACCTGGGCCTGGGCGACGAGCAGCTCGCCATCCAGGTCGGTGGCGCGGCCAGCCGCGCGCTGTTCGAGCACTGGGAGGCACAGGCCGAAGCCAGCGGGTCGGCCTCGCGCCAGGCGCTGCTGGACGAAGGCGGCCAGGTGCTCTTCGAGGGCAATGATCGGCACCCGCTGCTGCAGCGCCTGACCGACGATGCCCAGGTGCGTTCCCTGATCGCCGCGCCCGTGCTGGCCTGCACCGTGGACCATCTGACGCCTGCCACGGAAAGCCTGCGCGGTGGCCGCCAGATCGCACCCATGCTGCGGCTCATGACGAGCGACCTGGTGCTGGACGAGCCCGATGACTTCGACATGGCCGACCTGCCCGTGCTCACACGGCTGGTGCATTGGGCGGGCCTGCTGGGCTCGCGCGTGCTGCTGTCCTCCGCCACCTTGCCGCCCGCGCTGGTGCGGGGCCTGTTCCTGGCCTACCGCGCGGGACGCGAGATCTGCCAGCGGCACCGTGGCGAGCGGCCCGGCGAGTCCATCGCCATCTGCTGCCTGTGGATGGACGAGTTCCACCAACAGGCGCTGGACTGCGCCGATGGCCCCGCATTTCGCGCGGGCCATGACAGCTTTGTGCAAAAGCGCGTGGCCCGGCTCGCCAAGGCCGAAGTGCGTCGCCTGGCCACCCTCGTGCCCCTGCCTGCCCAATGGCACGGTGCCGACCTGGCGATACGGCGCCGCGACTTTGCCCGCATCGCGCTGGAGCAGGCCTGGCAGTTGCACCAGCGCCCGCAAAACCACGCCATCGACCCCGCCAGCGGCAAGCGCGTGAGCTTCGGGCTGGTCCGCATGGCCAACATCGATCCGCTGTTCGACGTGGCGCTGGCGATGTACGGCCAGGGCGCTCCCGCGCTGGGCGTGCGCGTGCACCTGTGCGTCTACCACTCGCAGTTTCCGCTGCTGGCGCGCTCCAGCATCGAGCGGCAGCTGGACACCGCGCTGGACCGGCGTTCCCGGGACGGCGCCGACCCAGTCTTCCAAAGGCCGGCCATCCGCGCACTGATCGATGCCAGCCCCGAGCCGCATCAACTGTTCATCGTGCTCGGCTCGCCGGTCACCGAAGTGGGCCGCGATCACGACTACGACTGGGCCGTGGTCGAGCCCTCGTCCATGCGCTCGCTGATCCAGCTGGCCGGGCGCGTGCGGCGGCATCGGCCGGGCGCGGTGGGCGAGGCCAACCTGCGGGTGCTGGGCAGCAATCTGCGGGCTTACGAAAAGCCCGGCCGGGCGGCATTTTGCAAGCCGGGGTTCGAGATGGACCCGGTACCGGACAAGACGGACTCGGCAAGGTACTTCCATTTGCGCTCGCACGATCTGCAGGCGCTGCTGGCAAAACACACGAAAGGCGAAGTGCCATGGCCCGTGGACGCCCGCGCGCGCATTGAAGTCGCCAATGAACCGCTGCACCCCGGCAGGCACCTCGTGGACCTGGAACACGCCCGCATGCACGACGCCATGCTGCCGCGCGAAGCCGGCAGCCCGCACGCCCCGCCCGTGCTGCGCGACGCCAGCCTGCACTGGAGCAGCCCCGCCCGCCTGTGGCTCACCGGCCTGCTGCCGCAGTTCCAGCGCTTTCGCTATGACCCGCTGCCGCGCGTGGATGTGGTGTTTCTGCCGGACGAGGAGGAAGAGGGCTTGCAACTGCACCGCGTCGTGGATGGCCAGCGGCGGGGCGACACGCTGTATGTGCCGGTGCAGGACAGCCTGCTAGCCCTTCAGCCGTTGCATTTCACCGGGAAGGAGTCCGTCACGCCCTGGGGGCAGGTGGATCTGATGCGGGAACTGGTGGCCCTGGCGGAGGGCAAGGGGATGTCGCTGGGGGCGTGCGCGGCACGGTATGCCGTGGCCAGCCTGCCGGACAAGGCGCAGGGGTGGCGGTTTCATGATGTTCTGGGTTTCAACAGAAAGGAGGGCTGA